In Cyprinus carpio isolate SPL01 chromosome B7, ASM1834038v1, whole genome shotgun sequence, a genomic segment contains:
- the LOC109096908 gene encoding CUGBP Elav-like family member 1 isoform X4, with amino-acid sequence MDSIDAEALYLTTAQHGQPQCELSLPAVEVPALGGTKKMNGSLDHPDQPDIDAIKMFVGQIPRTWSEDQLRELFEPYGAVYEINVLRDRSQNPPQSKGCCFITYYTRKSALEAQNALHNMKILPGMHHPIQMKPADSEKNNAIEDRKLFVGMISKKCNENDIRLMFSPYGQIEECRILRGPDGLSRGCAFVTFTARQMAQSAIKSMHQSQTMEGCSSPIVVKFADTQKDKEQKRITQQLQQQMQQLNAASMWGNLTGLNSLGPQYLALLQQSASSGNALNNLHPMSGLNAMQNLAALAAAASATQATPTGSSALTTSSSPLSVLTSSAGSSPTSSTSSSVNPMASLGALQSLAAGAGAGLNMSSLASMAALNGGLGSGGLSNGSGSAMEALTQAAYSGIQQYAAAALPNLYSQSLLSQQNVSAAGSQKEGPEGANLFIYHLPQEFGDQDLLQMFMPFGNVISAKVFIDKQTNLSKCFGFVSYDNPVSSQAAIQSMNGFQIGMKRLKVQLKRSKNDSKPY; translated from the exons ATGGATAGCATCGACGCTGAAGCCCTCTACCTGACCACAGCGCAGCACGGGCAACCTCAATGCGAGCTTTCCCTTCCTGCTGTGGAAGTACCTGCCCTTGGCGG aacCAAGAAGATGAATGGGTCTCTGGACCACCCAGACCAGCCCGACATTGATGCTATAAAGATGTTTGTGGGTCAGATCCCCCGGACGTGGTCAGAGGATCAGCTGCGTGAGCTGTTTGAGCCCTATGGCGCAGTTTATGAAATCAATGTTCTTCGGGACAGGAGTCAGAACCCCCCACAGAGTAAAG GTTGTTGTTTTATCACGTATTACACCCGTAAATCTGCATTAGAAGCACAAAATGCCCTTCACAACATGAAGATTCTTCCAGGG ATGCATCATCCCATACAGATGAAGCCTGCAGACAGTGAGAAAAACAATG CGATAGAAGACCGAAAGCTGTTTGTTGGAATGATTTCAAAGAAGTGCAATGAGAATGACATAAGGCTCATGTTTTCTCCATACGGCCAAATTGAGGAGTGCCGCATACTGAGAGGCCCTGACGGACTGAGCCGTG GCTGTGCCTTCGTCACATTCACAGCGAGACAGATGGCCCAGTCTGCCATCAAATCCATGCACCAGTCACAGACCATGGAG GGCTGTTCTTCTCCCATTGTGGTAAAGTTTGCAGACACGCAGAAGGATAAAGAACAGAAACGTATCACCCAACAGCTGCAGCAACAGATGCAACAGCTCAATGCTGCCTCCATGTGGGGAAATCTCACAGGACTGAACTCACTAGGGCCACAGTATCTTGCA CTTCTACAACAGTCTGCATCCTCTGGAAATGCGCTCAACAATCTCCATCCAATGTCAG GTCTGAATGCCATGCAGAATCTGGCTGCATTGGCGGCGGCAGCAAGTGCTACGCAGGCCACCCCTACAGGTAGCAGTGCTCTGACCACTTCCAGCTCCCCTCTCAGCGTCCTCACCAGCTCAG CGGGTTCCTCTCCCACCTCCAGTACTAGTTCTTCTGTGAACCCTATGGCGTCTTTAGGTGCTCTTCAGTCTCTTGCTGCGGGTGCTGGAGCAGGTCTCAACATGAGCTCCCTAgcaa GCATGGCTGCTCTGAATGGTGGTCTGGGCAGCGGAGGTCTCTCGAACGGCTCGGGCAGTGCTATGGAGGCTCTGACTCAGGCAGCCTATTCTGGGATCCAGCAGTATGCCGCTGCCGCTCTGCCCAACCTCTACAGTCAGAGTTTACTGTCCCAGCAGAACGTCAGTGCCGCTGGCAGCCAGAAGGAAG GCCCCGAAGGAGCAAACTTGTTCATCTACCATCTGCCACAAGAGTTTGGTGATCAGGATTTGCTGCAGATGTTTATGCCTTTTGGCAATGTGATCTCTGCCAAGGTCTTTATTGACAAACAGACCAACCTTAGCAAGTGTTTTG gCTTTGTTAGTTACGACAATCCAGTTTCGTCCCAGGCGGCCATTCAGTCAATGAACGGTTTTCAGATTGGGATGAAGCGGCTGAAGGTGCAACTTAAACGATCCAAAAATGACAGCAAGCCATACTGA
- the LOC109096908 gene encoding CUGBP Elav-like family member 1 isoform X7: MRAFPSCCGSTCPWRMHHPIQMKPADSEKNNAIEDRKLFVGMISKKCNENDIRLMFSPYGQIEECRILRGPDGLSRGCAFVTFTARQMAQSAIKSMHQSQTMEGCSSPIVVKFADTQKDKEQKRITQQLQQQMQQLNAASMWGNLTGLNSLGPQYLALYLQLLQQSASSGNALNNLHPMSGLNAMQNLAALAAAASATQATPTGSSALTTSSSPLSVLTSSGTPSGQHAQSAWDAYKAGSSPTSSTSSSVNPMASLGALQSLAAGAGAGLNMSSLASMAALNGGLGSGGLSNGSGSAMEALTQAAYSGIQQYAAAALPNLYSQSLLSQQNVSAAGSQKEGPEGANLFIYHLPQEFGDQDLLQMFMPFGNVISAKVFIDKQTNLSKCFGFVSYDNPVSSQAAIQSMNGFQIGMKRLKVQLKRSKNDSKPY, from the exons ATGCGAGCTTTCCCTTCCTGCTGTGGAAGTACCTGCCCTTGGCGG ATGCATCATCCCATACAGATGAAGCCTGCAGACAGTGAGAAAAACAATG CGATAGAAGACCGAAAGCTGTTTGTTGGAATGATTTCAAAGAAGTGCAATGAGAATGACATAAGGCTCATGTTTTCTCCATACGGCCAAATTGAGGAGTGCCGCATACTGAGAGGCCCTGACGGACTGAGCCGTG GCTGTGCCTTCGTCACATTCACAGCGAGACAGATGGCCCAGTCTGCCATCAAATCCATGCACCAGTCACAGACCATGGAG GGCTGTTCTTCTCCCATTGTGGTAAAGTTTGCAGACACGCAGAAGGATAAAGAACAGAAACGTATCACCCAACAGCTGCAGCAACAGATGCAACAGCTCAATGCTGCCTCCATGTGGGGAAATCTCACAGGACTGAACTCACTAGGGCCACAGTATCTTGCA CTTTATTTGCAGCTTCTACAACAGTCTGCATCCTCTGGAAATGCGCTCAACAATCTCCATCCAATGTCAG GTCTGAATGCCATGCAGAATCTGGCTGCATTGGCGGCGGCAGCAAGTGCTACGCAGGCCACCCCTACAGGTAGCAGTGCTCTGACCACTTCCAGCTCCCCTCTCAGCGTCCTCACCAGCTCAGGTACGCCCTCCGGACAGCACGCTCAATCTGCCTGGGACGCCTACAAGG CGGGTTCCTCTCCCACCTCCAGTACTAGTTCTTCTGTGAACCCTATGGCGTCTTTAGGTGCTCTTCAGTCTCTTGCTGCGGGTGCTGGAGCAGGTCTCAACATGAGCTCCCTAgcaa GCATGGCTGCTCTGAATGGTGGTCTGGGCAGCGGAGGTCTCTCGAACGGCTCGGGCAGTGCTATGGAGGCTCTGACTCAGGCAGCCTATTCTGGGATCCAGCAGTATGCCGCTGCCGCTCTGCCCAACCTCTACAGTCAGAGTTTACTGTCCCAGCAGAACGTCAGTGCCGCTGGCAGCCAGAAGGAAG GCCCCGAAGGAGCAAACTTGTTCATCTACCATCTGCCACAAGAGTTTGGTGATCAGGATTTGCTGCAGATGTTTATGCCTTTTGGCAATGTGATCTCTGCCAAGGTCTTTATTGACAAACAGACCAACCTTAGCAAGTGTTTTG gCTTTGTTAGTTACGACAATCCAGTTTCGTCCCAGGCGGCCATTCAGTCAATGAACGGTTTTCAGATTGGGATGAAGCGGCTGAAGGTGCAACTTAAACGATCCAAAAATGACAGCAAGCCATACTGA
- the LOC109096908 gene encoding CUGBP Elav-like family member 1 isoform X3, protein MDSIDAEALYLTTAQHGQPQCELSLPAVEVPALGGTKKMNGSLDHPDQPDIDAIKMFVGQIPRTWSEDQLRELFEPYGAVYEINVLRDRSQNPPQSKGCCFITYYTRKSALEAQNALHNMKILPGMHHPIQMKPADSEKNNAIEDRKLFVGMISKKCNENDIRLMFSPYGQIEECRILRGPDGLSRGCAFVTFTARQMAQSAIKSMHQSQTMEGCSSPIVVKFADTQKDKEQKRITQQLQQQMQQLNAASMWGNLTGLNSLGPQYLALYLQLLQQSASSGNALNNLHPMSGLNAMQNLAALAAAASATQATPTGSSALTTSSSPLSVLTSSAGSSPTSSTSSSVNPMASLGALQSLAAGAGAGLNMSSLASMAALNGGLGSGGLSNGSGSAMEALTQAAYSGIQQYAAAALPNLYSQSLLSQQNVSAAGSQKEGPEGANLFIYHLPQEFGDQDLLQMFMPFGNVISAKVFIDKQTNLSKCFGFVSYDNPVSSQAAIQSMNGFQIGMKRLKVQLKRSKNDSKPY, encoded by the exons ATGGATAGCATCGACGCTGAAGCCCTCTACCTGACCACAGCGCAGCACGGGCAACCTCAATGCGAGCTTTCCCTTCCTGCTGTGGAAGTACCTGCCCTTGGCGG aacCAAGAAGATGAATGGGTCTCTGGACCACCCAGACCAGCCCGACATTGATGCTATAAAGATGTTTGTGGGTCAGATCCCCCGGACGTGGTCAGAGGATCAGCTGCGTGAGCTGTTTGAGCCCTATGGCGCAGTTTATGAAATCAATGTTCTTCGGGACAGGAGTCAGAACCCCCCACAGAGTAAAG GTTGTTGTTTTATCACGTATTACACCCGTAAATCTGCATTAGAAGCACAAAATGCCCTTCACAACATGAAGATTCTTCCAGGG ATGCATCATCCCATACAGATGAAGCCTGCAGACAGTGAGAAAAACAATG CGATAGAAGACCGAAAGCTGTTTGTTGGAATGATTTCAAAGAAGTGCAATGAGAATGACATAAGGCTCATGTTTTCTCCATACGGCCAAATTGAGGAGTGCCGCATACTGAGAGGCCCTGACGGACTGAGCCGTG GCTGTGCCTTCGTCACATTCACAGCGAGACAGATGGCCCAGTCTGCCATCAAATCCATGCACCAGTCACAGACCATGGAG GGCTGTTCTTCTCCCATTGTGGTAAAGTTTGCAGACACGCAGAAGGATAAAGAACAGAAACGTATCACCCAACAGCTGCAGCAACAGATGCAACAGCTCAATGCTGCCTCCATGTGGGGAAATCTCACAGGACTGAACTCACTAGGGCCACAGTATCTTGCA CTTTATTTGCAGCTTCTACAACAGTCTGCATCCTCTGGAAATGCGCTCAACAATCTCCATCCAATGTCAG GTCTGAATGCCATGCAGAATCTGGCTGCATTGGCGGCGGCAGCAAGTGCTACGCAGGCCACCCCTACAGGTAGCAGTGCTCTGACCACTTCCAGCTCCCCTCTCAGCGTCCTCACCAGCTCAG CGGGTTCCTCTCCCACCTCCAGTACTAGTTCTTCTGTGAACCCTATGGCGTCTTTAGGTGCTCTTCAGTCTCTTGCTGCGGGTGCTGGAGCAGGTCTCAACATGAGCTCCCTAgcaa GCATGGCTGCTCTGAATGGTGGTCTGGGCAGCGGAGGTCTCTCGAACGGCTCGGGCAGTGCTATGGAGGCTCTGACTCAGGCAGCCTATTCTGGGATCCAGCAGTATGCCGCTGCCGCTCTGCCCAACCTCTACAGTCAGAGTTTACTGTCCCAGCAGAACGTCAGTGCCGCTGGCAGCCAGAAGGAAG GCCCCGAAGGAGCAAACTTGTTCATCTACCATCTGCCACAAGAGTTTGGTGATCAGGATTTGCTGCAGATGTTTATGCCTTTTGGCAATGTGATCTCTGCCAAGGTCTTTATTGACAAACAGACCAACCTTAGCAAGTGTTTTG gCTTTGTTAGTTACGACAATCCAGTTTCGTCCCAGGCGGCCATTCAGTCAATGAACGGTTTTCAGATTGGGATGAAGCGGCTGAAGGTGCAACTTAAACGATCCAAAAATGACAGCAAGCCATACTGA
- the LOC109096908 gene encoding CUGBP Elav-like family member 1 isoform X1, producing MDSIDAEALYLTTAQHGQPQCELSLPAVEVPALGGTKKMNGSLDHPDQPDIDAIKMFVGQIPRTWSEDQLRELFEPYGAVYEINVLRDRSQNPPQSKGCCFITYYTRKSALEAQNALHNMKILPGMHHPIQMKPADSEKNNAIEDRKLFVGMISKKCNENDIRLMFSPYGQIEECRILRGPDGLSRGCAFVTFTARQMAQSAIKSMHQSQTMEGCSSPIVVKFADTQKDKEQKRITQQLQQQMQQLNAASMWGNLTGLNSLGPQYLALYLQLLQQSASSGNALNNLHPMSGLNAMQNLAALAAAASATQATPTGSSALTTSSSPLSVLTSSGTPSGQHAQSAWDAYKAGSSPTSSTSSSVNPMASLGALQSLAAGAGAGLNMSSLASMAALNGGLGSGGLSNGSGSAMEALTQAAYSGIQQYAAAALPNLYSQSLLSQQNVSAAGSQKEGPEGANLFIYHLPQEFGDQDLLQMFMPFGNVISAKVFIDKQTNLSKCFGFVSYDNPVSSQAAIQSMNGFQIGMKRLKVQLKRSKNDSKPY from the exons ATGGATAGCATCGACGCTGAAGCCCTCTACCTGACCACAGCGCAGCACGGGCAACCTCAATGCGAGCTTTCCCTTCCTGCTGTGGAAGTACCTGCCCTTGGCGG aacCAAGAAGATGAATGGGTCTCTGGACCACCCAGACCAGCCCGACATTGATGCTATAAAGATGTTTGTGGGTCAGATCCCCCGGACGTGGTCAGAGGATCAGCTGCGTGAGCTGTTTGAGCCCTATGGCGCAGTTTATGAAATCAATGTTCTTCGGGACAGGAGTCAGAACCCCCCACAGAGTAAAG GTTGTTGTTTTATCACGTATTACACCCGTAAATCTGCATTAGAAGCACAAAATGCCCTTCACAACATGAAGATTCTTCCAGGG ATGCATCATCCCATACAGATGAAGCCTGCAGACAGTGAGAAAAACAATG CGATAGAAGACCGAAAGCTGTTTGTTGGAATGATTTCAAAGAAGTGCAATGAGAATGACATAAGGCTCATGTTTTCTCCATACGGCCAAATTGAGGAGTGCCGCATACTGAGAGGCCCTGACGGACTGAGCCGTG GCTGTGCCTTCGTCACATTCACAGCGAGACAGATGGCCCAGTCTGCCATCAAATCCATGCACCAGTCACAGACCATGGAG GGCTGTTCTTCTCCCATTGTGGTAAAGTTTGCAGACACGCAGAAGGATAAAGAACAGAAACGTATCACCCAACAGCTGCAGCAACAGATGCAACAGCTCAATGCTGCCTCCATGTGGGGAAATCTCACAGGACTGAACTCACTAGGGCCACAGTATCTTGCA CTTTATTTGCAGCTTCTACAACAGTCTGCATCCTCTGGAAATGCGCTCAACAATCTCCATCCAATGTCAG GTCTGAATGCCATGCAGAATCTGGCTGCATTGGCGGCGGCAGCAAGTGCTACGCAGGCCACCCCTACAGGTAGCAGTGCTCTGACCACTTCCAGCTCCCCTCTCAGCGTCCTCACCAGCTCAGGTACGCCCTCCGGACAGCACGCTCAATCTGCCTGGGACGCCTACAAGG CGGGTTCCTCTCCCACCTCCAGTACTAGTTCTTCTGTGAACCCTATGGCGTCTTTAGGTGCTCTTCAGTCTCTTGCTGCGGGTGCTGGAGCAGGTCTCAACATGAGCTCCCTAgcaa GCATGGCTGCTCTGAATGGTGGTCTGGGCAGCGGAGGTCTCTCGAACGGCTCGGGCAGTGCTATGGAGGCTCTGACTCAGGCAGCCTATTCTGGGATCCAGCAGTATGCCGCTGCCGCTCTGCCCAACCTCTACAGTCAGAGTTTACTGTCCCAGCAGAACGTCAGTGCCGCTGGCAGCCAGAAGGAAG GCCCCGAAGGAGCAAACTTGTTCATCTACCATCTGCCACAAGAGTTTGGTGATCAGGATTTGCTGCAGATGTTTATGCCTTTTGGCAATGTGATCTCTGCCAAGGTCTTTATTGACAAACAGACCAACCTTAGCAAGTGTTTTG gCTTTGTTAGTTACGACAATCCAGTTTCGTCCCAGGCGGCCATTCAGTCAATGAACGGTTTTCAGATTGGGATGAAGCGGCTGAAGGTGCAACTTAAACGATCCAAAAATGACAGCAAGCCATACTGA
- the LOC109096908 gene encoding CUGBP Elav-like family member 1 isoform X5 — MNGSLDHPDQPDIDAIKMFVGQIPRTWSEDQLRELFEPYGAVYEINVLRDRSQNPPQSKGCCFITYYTRKSALEAQNALHNMKILPGMHHPIQMKPADSEKNNAIEDRKLFVGMISKKCNENDIRLMFSPYGQIEECRILRGPDGLSRGCAFVTFTARQMAQSAIKSMHQSQTMEGCSSPIVVKFADTQKDKEQKRITQQLQQQMQQLNAASMWGNLTGLNSLGPQYLALYLQLLQQSASSGNALNNLHPMSGLNAMQNLAALAAAASATQATPTGSSALTTSSSPLSVLTSSGTPSGQHAQSAWDAYKAGSSPTSSTSSSVNPMASLGALQSLAAGAGAGLNMSSLASMAALNGGLGSGGLSNGSGSAMEALTQAAYSGIQQYAAAALPNLYSQSLLSQQNVSAAGSQKEGPEGANLFIYHLPQEFGDQDLLQMFMPFGNVISAKVFIDKQTNLSKCFGFVSYDNPVSSQAAIQSMNGFQIGMKRLKVQLKRSKNDSKPY, encoded by the exons ATGAATGGGTCTCTGGACCACCCAGACCAGCCCGACATTGATGCTATAAAGATGTTTGTGGGTCAGATCCCCCGGACGTGGTCAGAGGATCAGCTGCGTGAGCTGTTTGAGCCCTATGGCGCAGTTTATGAAATCAATGTTCTTCGGGACAGGAGTCAGAACCCCCCACAGAGTAAAG GTTGTTGTTTTATCACGTATTACACCCGTAAATCTGCATTAGAAGCACAAAATGCCCTTCACAACATGAAGATTCTTCCAGGG ATGCATCATCCCATACAGATGAAGCCTGCAGACAGTGAGAAAAACAATG CGATAGAAGACCGAAAGCTGTTTGTTGGAATGATTTCAAAGAAGTGCAATGAGAATGACATAAGGCTCATGTTTTCTCCATACGGCCAAATTGAGGAGTGCCGCATACTGAGAGGCCCTGACGGACTGAGCCGTG GCTGTGCCTTCGTCACATTCACAGCGAGACAGATGGCCCAGTCTGCCATCAAATCCATGCACCAGTCACAGACCATGGAG GGCTGTTCTTCTCCCATTGTGGTAAAGTTTGCAGACACGCAGAAGGATAAAGAACAGAAACGTATCACCCAACAGCTGCAGCAACAGATGCAACAGCTCAATGCTGCCTCCATGTGGGGAAATCTCACAGGACTGAACTCACTAGGGCCACAGTATCTTGCA CTTTATTTGCAGCTTCTACAACAGTCTGCATCCTCTGGAAATGCGCTCAACAATCTCCATCCAATGTCAG GTCTGAATGCCATGCAGAATCTGGCTGCATTGGCGGCGGCAGCAAGTGCTACGCAGGCCACCCCTACAGGTAGCAGTGCTCTGACCACTTCCAGCTCCCCTCTCAGCGTCCTCACCAGCTCAGGTACGCCCTCCGGACAGCACGCTCAATCTGCCTGGGACGCCTACAAGG CGGGTTCCTCTCCCACCTCCAGTACTAGTTCTTCTGTGAACCCTATGGCGTCTTTAGGTGCTCTTCAGTCTCTTGCTGCGGGTGCTGGAGCAGGTCTCAACATGAGCTCCCTAgcaa GCATGGCTGCTCTGAATGGTGGTCTGGGCAGCGGAGGTCTCTCGAACGGCTCGGGCAGTGCTATGGAGGCTCTGACTCAGGCAGCCTATTCTGGGATCCAGCAGTATGCCGCTGCCGCTCTGCCCAACCTCTACAGTCAGAGTTTACTGTCCCAGCAGAACGTCAGTGCCGCTGGCAGCCAGAAGGAAG GCCCCGAAGGAGCAAACTTGTTCATCTACCATCTGCCACAAGAGTTTGGTGATCAGGATTTGCTGCAGATGTTTATGCCTTTTGGCAATGTGATCTCTGCCAAGGTCTTTATTGACAAACAGACCAACCTTAGCAAGTGTTTTG gCTTTGTTAGTTACGACAATCCAGTTTCGTCCCAGGCGGCCATTCAGTCAATGAACGGTTTTCAGATTGGGATGAAGCGGCTGAAGGTGCAACTTAAACGATCCAAAAATGACAGCAAGCCATACTGA
- the LOC109096908 gene encoding CUGBP Elav-like family member 1 isoform X2, which produces MDSIDAEALYLTTAQHGQPQCELSLPAVEVPALGGTKKMNGSLDHPDQPDIDAIKMFVGQIPRTWSEDQLRELFEPYGAVYEINVLRDRSQNPPQSKGCCFITYYTRKSALEAQNALHNMKILPGMHHPIQMKPADSEKNNAIEDRKLFVGMISKKCNENDIRLMFSPYGQIEECRILRGPDGLSRGCAFVTFTARQMAQSAIKSMHQSQTMEGCSSPIVVKFADTQKDKEQKRITQQLQQQMQQLNAASMWGNLTGLNSLGPQYLALLQQSASSGNALNNLHPMSGLNAMQNLAALAAAASATQATPTGSSALTTSSSPLSVLTSSGTPSGQHAQSAWDAYKAGSSPTSSTSSSVNPMASLGALQSLAAGAGAGLNMSSLASMAALNGGLGSGGLSNGSGSAMEALTQAAYSGIQQYAAAALPNLYSQSLLSQQNVSAAGSQKEGPEGANLFIYHLPQEFGDQDLLQMFMPFGNVISAKVFIDKQTNLSKCFGFVSYDNPVSSQAAIQSMNGFQIGMKRLKVQLKRSKNDSKPY; this is translated from the exons ATGGATAGCATCGACGCTGAAGCCCTCTACCTGACCACAGCGCAGCACGGGCAACCTCAATGCGAGCTTTCCCTTCCTGCTGTGGAAGTACCTGCCCTTGGCGG aacCAAGAAGATGAATGGGTCTCTGGACCACCCAGACCAGCCCGACATTGATGCTATAAAGATGTTTGTGGGTCAGATCCCCCGGACGTGGTCAGAGGATCAGCTGCGTGAGCTGTTTGAGCCCTATGGCGCAGTTTATGAAATCAATGTTCTTCGGGACAGGAGTCAGAACCCCCCACAGAGTAAAG GTTGTTGTTTTATCACGTATTACACCCGTAAATCTGCATTAGAAGCACAAAATGCCCTTCACAACATGAAGATTCTTCCAGGG ATGCATCATCCCATACAGATGAAGCCTGCAGACAGTGAGAAAAACAATG CGATAGAAGACCGAAAGCTGTTTGTTGGAATGATTTCAAAGAAGTGCAATGAGAATGACATAAGGCTCATGTTTTCTCCATACGGCCAAATTGAGGAGTGCCGCATACTGAGAGGCCCTGACGGACTGAGCCGTG GCTGTGCCTTCGTCACATTCACAGCGAGACAGATGGCCCAGTCTGCCATCAAATCCATGCACCAGTCACAGACCATGGAG GGCTGTTCTTCTCCCATTGTGGTAAAGTTTGCAGACACGCAGAAGGATAAAGAACAGAAACGTATCACCCAACAGCTGCAGCAACAGATGCAACAGCTCAATGCTGCCTCCATGTGGGGAAATCTCACAGGACTGAACTCACTAGGGCCACAGTATCTTGCA CTTCTACAACAGTCTGCATCCTCTGGAAATGCGCTCAACAATCTCCATCCAATGTCAG GTCTGAATGCCATGCAGAATCTGGCTGCATTGGCGGCGGCAGCAAGTGCTACGCAGGCCACCCCTACAGGTAGCAGTGCTCTGACCACTTCCAGCTCCCCTCTCAGCGTCCTCACCAGCTCAGGTACGCCCTCCGGACAGCACGCTCAATCTGCCTGGGACGCCTACAAGG CGGGTTCCTCTCCCACCTCCAGTACTAGTTCTTCTGTGAACCCTATGGCGTCTTTAGGTGCTCTTCAGTCTCTTGCTGCGGGTGCTGGAGCAGGTCTCAACATGAGCTCCCTAgcaa GCATGGCTGCTCTGAATGGTGGTCTGGGCAGCGGAGGTCTCTCGAACGGCTCGGGCAGTGCTATGGAGGCTCTGACTCAGGCAGCCTATTCTGGGATCCAGCAGTATGCCGCTGCCGCTCTGCCCAACCTCTACAGTCAGAGTTTACTGTCCCAGCAGAACGTCAGTGCCGCTGGCAGCCAGAAGGAAG GCCCCGAAGGAGCAAACTTGTTCATCTACCATCTGCCACAAGAGTTTGGTGATCAGGATTTGCTGCAGATGTTTATGCCTTTTGGCAATGTGATCTCTGCCAAGGTCTTTATTGACAAACAGACCAACCTTAGCAAGTGTTTTG gCTTTGTTAGTTACGACAATCCAGTTTCGTCCCAGGCGGCCATTCAGTCAATGAACGGTTTTCAGATTGGGATGAAGCGGCTGAAGGTGCAACTTAAACGATCCAAAAATGACAGCAAGCCATACTGA
- the LOC109096908 gene encoding CUGBP Elav-like family member 1 isoform X8, translated as MASFKLDFLPEMMVDHCSLSSSSVTKKMNGSLDHPDQPDIDAIKMFVGQIPRTWSEDQLRELFEPYGAVYEINVLRDRSQNPPQSKGCCFITYYTRKSALEAQNALHNMKILPGMHHPIQMKPADSEKNNAIEDRKLFVGMISKKCNENDIRLMFSPYGQIEECRILRGPDGLSRGCAFVTFTARQMAQSAIKSMHQSQTMEGCSSPIVVKFADTQKDKEQKRITQQLQQQMQQLNAASMWGNLTGLNSLGPQYLALYLQLLQQSASSGNALNNLHPMSGLNAMQNLAALAAAASATQATPTGSSALTTSSSPLSVLTSSAGSSPTSSTSSSVNPMASLGALQSLAAGAGAGLNMSSLASMAALNGGLGSGGLSNGSGSAMEALTQAAYSGIQQYAAAALPNLYSQSLLSQQNVSAAGSQKEGPEGANLFIYHLPQEFGDQDLLQMFMPFGNVISAKVFIDKQTNLSKCFGFVSYDNPVSSQAAIQSMNGFQIGMKRLKVQLKRSKNDSKPY; from the exons ATGGCTTCGTTTAAGCTGGATTTTCTGCCAGAGATGATGGTGGACCATTGCAGTTTGAGTTCCAGCTCAGT aacCAAGAAGATGAATGGGTCTCTGGACCACCCAGACCAGCCCGACATTGATGCTATAAAGATGTTTGTGGGTCAGATCCCCCGGACGTGGTCAGAGGATCAGCTGCGTGAGCTGTTTGAGCCCTATGGCGCAGTTTATGAAATCAATGTTCTTCGGGACAGGAGTCAGAACCCCCCACAGAGTAAAG GTTGTTGTTTTATCACGTATTACACCCGTAAATCTGCATTAGAAGCACAAAATGCCCTTCACAACATGAAGATTCTTCCAGGG ATGCATCATCCCATACAGATGAAGCCTGCAGACAGTGAGAAAAACAATG CGATAGAAGACCGAAAGCTGTTTGTTGGAATGATTTCAAAGAAGTGCAATGAGAATGACATAAGGCTCATGTTTTCTCCATACGGCCAAATTGAGGAGTGCCGCATACTGAGAGGCCCTGACGGACTGAGCCGTG GCTGTGCCTTCGTCACATTCACAGCGAGACAGATGGCCCAGTCTGCCATCAAATCCATGCACCAGTCACAGACCATGGAG GGCTGTTCTTCTCCCATTGTGGTAAAGTTTGCAGACACGCAGAAGGATAAAGAACAGAAACGTATCACCCAACAGCTGCAGCAACAGATGCAACAGCTCAATGCTGCCTCCATGTGGGGAAATCTCACAGGACTGAACTCACTAGGGCCACAGTATCTTGCA CTTTATTTGCAGCTTCTACAACAGTCTGCATCCTCTGGAAATGCGCTCAACAATCTCCATCCAATGTCAG GTCTGAATGCCATGCAGAATCTGGCTGCATTGGCGGCGGCAGCAAGTGCTACGCAGGCCACCCCTACAGGTAGCAGTGCTCTGACCACTTCCAGCTCCCCTCTCAGCGTCCTCACCAGCTCAG CGGGTTCCTCTCCCACCTCCAGTACTAGTTCTTCTGTGAACCCTATGGCGTCTTTAGGTGCTCTTCAGTCTCTTGCTGCGGGTGCTGGAGCAGGTCTCAACATGAGCTCCCTAgcaa GCATGGCTGCTCTGAATGGTGGTCTGGGCAGCGGAGGTCTCTCGAACGGCTCGGGCAGTGCTATGGAGGCTCTGACTCAGGCAGCCTATTCTGGGATCCAGCAGTATGCCGCTGCCGCTCTGCCCAACCTCTACAGTCAGAGTTTACTGTCCCAGCAGAACGTCAGTGCCGCTGGCAGCCAGAAGGAAG GCCCCGAAGGAGCAAACTTGTTCATCTACCATCTGCCACAAGAGTTTGGTGATCAGGATTTGCTGCAGATGTTTATGCCTTTTGGCAATGTGATCTCTGCCAAGGTCTTTATTGACAAACAGACCAACCTTAGCAAGTGTTTTG gCTTTGTTAGTTACGACAATCCAGTTTCGTCCCAGGCGGCCATTCAGTCAATGAACGGTTTTCAGATTGGGATGAAGCGGCTGAAGGTGCAACTTAAACGATCCAAAAATGACAGCAAGCCATACTGA